One genomic region from Fictibacillus marinisediminis encodes:
- a CDS encoding YhgE/Pip domain-containing protein: protein MKVFSLFKAEMAGLAAKKGLLISVIITLLVPVVYGGILLSPRWGPYDNLSNLPVAVVNNDQGADTDGETINAGKDLVADLEKGKDLGWKFVDSDEAKSGLKSLKYYMVIEIPKDFSKKVTTVLSTDPQKPELKYVQNEGLNFMAAQVTKSATAQIREKLADRITEKYVNNMFVSLKDVTDGIQTAADGSSKLNGGTSDLQKGTGTLLESLTNKSGDISRLAAGAKELKKGTGQMYQSLSEKQNDITKLANGSAQVNNGLGQMLQSLTSKQGDIKKLADGSSALEKGTGQVLGSLTANQGNVKRLASGSEDLKNGTNTLLASLKAGSGDIAKLAAGSEAANEGTGLLLNSLKDKQEGVAELAAGAKVLNDKMPALKEGTAGVLYGLKNMQNKLSTELQPGTQQVAGGVAKVAENAQALGAGLQGLSSALNSYLEAHPDLKNDPNFMKIVGTGQVLSQKANDPENAKQLGALKDGSANIASAFGKDGAMTAGLEKLVAGQTLIDNGVGELNEKAPQLKAGTEQVATGWNTMVTKVGDLHAGTAQIAAGNQTVNKGWSSMTDGVTKLDNGAGLLSAGNASFNKGWNDLKDATAQIHDGQVQVRDGNADVNKGWHQLTDGTTKLYAGSGQVSGGNADVNKGWKDLTAGANKIHSGTMQVSDGNATVEKGWGDLTSGVTKLNNGAKKLNDGSGELASGLKDGAAKTSSLKTPDSKNFNMFASPVKLKSDKVFKFPHYRDSTAPYVLTLALFAGILIMSMFMNFKRTEEVSAAAWFGAKFMNLSVLAIAQALLLSIVVMILAVNVENPAGFVLFAIFVSIVFSAIVTFFAALGIIGRFLGLAFVVLQLSITGANLPIDMLPANMRALSEFLPFTYSIAGFKSVLSLDAPGTALFNASVLFIYLVAFALLAFAVIFVSRGRHTSQEDTAGFRV, encoded by the coding sequence ATGAAGGTCTTTAGTTTGTTCAAGGCGGAGATGGCTGGCTTGGCAGCGAAAAAAGGGCTGCTGATTTCAGTCATTATCACCTTGCTCGTACCTGTTGTGTACGGCGGGATACTCTTGTCTCCTAGGTGGGGGCCATATGACAACTTGTCAAACCTGCCGGTAGCGGTCGTTAACAACGATCAGGGAGCTGATACAGATGGAGAGACGATTAATGCAGGGAAGGATTTAGTCGCTGATCTGGAAAAAGGAAAAGACCTCGGCTGGAAATTTGTTGATTCCGATGAGGCGAAAAGCGGATTGAAGAGTTTGAAGTATTACATGGTCATTGAAATCCCCAAAGATTTCTCTAAGAAGGTAACGACCGTTCTCTCAACCGATCCTCAAAAACCGGAACTGAAGTATGTGCAGAATGAAGGTTTAAACTTTATGGCTGCACAGGTTACAAAGAGCGCGACAGCACAGATCCGGGAAAAGCTGGCAGACCGCATTACGGAGAAATACGTGAACAATATGTTTGTCAGCCTGAAAGATGTGACTGACGGAATTCAGACGGCTGCAGACGGTTCTTCAAAGCTAAATGGAGGCACATCTGATTTACAGAAAGGCACCGGCACACTTTTGGAATCGCTTACAAATAAATCAGGCGATATATCCAGACTTGCTGCAGGAGCGAAAGAGCTTAAAAAAGGAACAGGGCAGATGTATCAATCCCTGTCTGAAAAGCAGAATGATATTACCAAATTAGCCAATGGCTCCGCGCAGGTCAACAATGGCCTTGGACAAATGCTTCAGTCCTTGACCAGCAAGCAAGGAGATATTAAAAAGCTTGCAGACGGGTCAAGTGCTTTGGAAAAAGGGACAGGTCAAGTTCTAGGCTCTTTGACCGCAAATCAAGGAAATGTTAAGCGATTGGCATCTGGTTCTGAAGATCTTAAAAATGGAACCAACACCCTACTGGCTTCTTTAAAAGCTGGTTCAGGAGACATTGCGAAGTTGGCTGCAGGTTCTGAAGCAGCGAATGAAGGGACTGGCTTGCTGCTGAATTCCCTAAAGGATAAACAGGAAGGTGTTGCTGAGTTAGCTGCTGGTGCAAAGGTGCTGAATGATAAGATGCCAGCGCTTAAAGAAGGAACAGCAGGGGTGCTTTACGGTTTAAAGAATATGCAGAACAAATTGAGTACGGAACTTCAGCCTGGAACTCAGCAAGTGGCTGGAGGAGTGGCGAAAGTAGCTGAAAATGCACAAGCACTTGGAGCTGGGCTTCAAGGCCTGTCTTCAGCTTTAAACAGCTACCTTGAGGCACATCCTGATTTGAAGAATGATCCCAATTTTATGAAAATAGTTGGAACAGGGCAAGTGCTGTCCCAAAAAGCGAATGATCCTGAAAATGCAAAGCAGCTTGGCGCACTTAAGGACGGGTCAGCAAATATTGCGAGTGCTTTTGGTAAGGACGGTGCTATGACTGCTGGACTTGAAAAGCTGGTGGCTGGACAGACCTTGATTGACAATGGTGTAGGTGAACTGAACGAGAAAGCACCACAGCTAAAAGCAGGCACCGAGCAAGTTGCAACAGGGTGGAATACCATGGTAACTAAAGTCGGTGATCTTCATGCCGGTACTGCACAGATCGCTGCTGGCAACCAAACGGTCAATAAGGGCTGGAGTTCCATGACTGATGGAGTTACGAAGCTTGATAATGGTGCAGGACTCCTTTCAGCGGGAAATGCCTCTTTTAATAAAGGATGGAATGACTTGAAAGATGCCACAGCCCAAATCCATGATGGCCAAGTTCAGGTGAGAGATGGGAATGCCGATGTCAATAAAGGCTGGCACCAGCTTACTGATGGAACAACTAAACTATATGCTGGTTCTGGACAGGTCAGCGGAGGCAATGCGGATGTTAATAAGGGGTGGAAAGATCTCACAGCAGGTGCCAATAAAATCCACTCGGGAACGATGCAAGTAAGCGATGGTAATGCAACGGTTGAAAAAGGTTGGGGAGATTTGACTTCAGGTGTTACCAAACTAAATAATGGTGCAAAAAAACTGAATGACGGTTCAGGCGAGCTCGCTTCCGGACTGAAAGATGGAGCAGCCAAAACAAGCAGTTTAAAAACGCCAGACAGCAAAAACTTCAACATGTTTGCTTCTCCAGTGAAACTAAAAAGCGACAAGGTGTTCAAATTCCCTCATTATCGTGATTCTACAGCACCTTATGTGTTAACACTTGCCTTGTTTGCAGGAATCCTGATCATGTCCATGTTCATGAATTTTAAAAGGACGGAGGAAGTATCGGCAGCTGCCTGGTTTGGAGCAAAGTTTATGAATTTATCAGTCCTTGCAATTGCTCAGGCTTTGCTGCTTTCCATTGTAGTTATGATTTTAGCTGTTAATGTTGAGAACCCGGCAGGATTTGTACTGTTTGCTATTTTTGTCAGCATTGTATTTTCTGCCATCGTTACTTTCTTTGCGGCACTCGGAATAATTGGCCGGTTTCTTGGTTTGGCGTTTGTTGTACTCCAGCTTTCCATTACCGGAGCGAACCTGCCAATCGATATGCTCCCTGCAAATATGCGTGCTTTGAGTGAATTCCTGCCATTTACGTATAGCATCGCAGGATTCAAGTCTGTTCTGTCTCTGGATGCGCCAGGAACAGCTCTGTTTAATGCGAGTGTTTTGTTTATCTATCTTGTAGCATTTGCTCTTCTGGCGTTTGCTGTCATCTTTGTAAGCAGAGGAAGACATACATCACAAGAAGACACAGCAGGATTCAGAGTATAA
- a CDS encoding B3/B4 domain-containing protein, which translates to MIKLAEDIKKLVPSFKLGTILYHDIVIGESPQMLKGRFQLFLESLKLDAEQLSIADHTGVQEWRTTFKALSMDPSRYRPSAEALLRRVYGGKDIGLVNSAVDVNNFFSLQYGVPIGIYNAGVLAGDIEVRMGKSEDQYEGLNGRLMNMEGKLLSSDEAGPFGSPIVDSKRTMTNDKVTSALQIVYLRPSMSTEESAKLVAAIEKMFIQIHGGSAESAIIQ; encoded by the coding sequence ATGATAAAACTAGCAGAGGATATTAAAAAGCTTGTCCCTTCCTTTAAACTGGGAACAATACTATATCATGATATCGTGATTGGAGAATCACCGCAAATGCTAAAGGGCAGATTCCAATTATTTCTTGAATCGCTGAAATTGGATGCTGAGCAGCTCAGCATCGCTGACCATACCGGCGTTCAGGAATGGAGAACAACCTTCAAGGCGCTTTCCATGGATCCATCAAGATACAGACCTTCAGCAGAAGCTCTTCTTCGGAGAGTTTACGGCGGAAAGGATATTGGATTGGTTAACTCAGCCGTTGACGTTAATAACTTCTTTTCTCTTCAATATGGTGTACCTATAGGCATATATAATGCAGGCGTGCTGGCCGGAGATATTGAAGTAAGGATGGGGAAATCAGAGGATCAATATGAAGGTTTAAACGGCCGTTTAATGAACATGGAGGGCAAATTGCTGTCTTCTGATGAAGCCGGCCCTTTCGGCAGTCCGATTGTTGACTCCAAACGTACGATGACAAACGATAAGGTGACAAGCGCACTTCAGATCGTTTATCTGCGCCCGTCCATGTCAACGGAGGAATCAGCCAAACTAGTGGCTGCCATTGAAAAAATGTTTATTCAGATTCATGGCGGATCTGCCGAATCAGCCATCATCCAATAA
- the queG gene encoding tRNA epoxyqueuosine(34) reductase QueG — protein MTGAQFKEELIAYSKSIGIDKIGFASSDVFTELKERLIQQQELGYQSGFEEEDIEKRTNPQLLMEGAHTIISIALAYPSKMKDAPRSVKGARRGIFCRASWGVDYHHILRGKLRLLEAFITEKVPEAEVMSMVDTGELSDRAAAERAGIGWSAKNCATITPEFGSYVYLGELLTTVYLPPDTPITDQCGDCTICIDACPTGALVQGGQLDSNKCIAFLTQTKDFLPDQYREKIGNRLYGCDTCQTVCPKNKGKDFHLHQEMEPDPEIAKPLLKPILHMSNREFKEKFGHVSGSWRGKKPIQRNAILALAHFKDESAAGELVQLMNEDPRPVIRGTAAWALGKIGAVNARKHLNAAKEREKDGNVAAEIDKGLNLLENHGIY, from the coding sequence ATGACAGGCGCCCAGTTTAAAGAAGAGCTTATTGCATATAGTAAATCAATTGGTATCGACAAAATTGGATTTGCTTCTTCAGATGTTTTTACTGAATTGAAGGAAAGGCTTATCCAGCAGCAGGAGCTCGGTTATCAATCAGGGTTTGAAGAAGAAGACATTGAAAAGAGAACGAACCCTCAGCTTTTGATGGAAGGTGCACATACCATTATATCCATCGCTCTAGCTTATCCTTCAAAAATGAAAGATGCTCCCCGAAGTGTAAAAGGTGCACGCAGAGGGATTTTCTGCAGGGCATCCTGGGGAGTGGATTATCACCACATCTTGCGTGGGAAGCTCCGGCTGTTAGAGGCCTTTATTACAGAAAAGGTTCCGGAGGCAGAGGTGATGTCAATGGTCGATACCGGGGAATTGTCCGATCGTGCTGCTGCAGAGCGTGCGGGGATTGGATGGAGTGCAAAGAATTGTGCCACCATCACACCGGAGTTCGGCTCTTATGTGTATCTAGGCGAATTGCTGACTACCGTATACCTTCCTCCCGATACACCGATTACCGATCAATGCGGAGATTGCACGATTTGTATCGATGCATGCCCAACTGGAGCCCTTGTACAGGGAGGACAGCTGGACTCCAATAAATGTATTGCTTTCCTAACACAAACCAAGGATTTTCTTCCTGACCAATACCGTGAAAAAATAGGAAACCGTTTATATGGCTGTGATACCTGCCAGACGGTATGTCCGAAAAATAAGGGGAAGGATTTCCATCTTCATCAGGAGATGGAACCGGATCCTGAGATAGCGAAGCCTTTATTAAAGCCGATCCTTCATATGAGCAACCGGGAGTTCAAGGAAAAGTTCGGGCATGTCTCCGGCTCATGGAGAGGGAAAAAACCGATCCAGCGAAATGCTATTCTTGCTCTTGCTCATTTTAAAGATGAATCAGCTGCAGGTGAACTCGTCCAGCTGATGAATGAAGACCCTAGACCAGTAATTAGAGGAACAGCTGCCTGGGCTCTAGGGAAAATAGGAGCAGTGAACGCAAGAAAGCATCTTAATGCGGCAAAAGAACGAGAAAAAGACGGAAATGTGGCTGCAGAAATCGATAAAGGGCTGAATTTGCTTGAAAATCACGGAATTTACTAA
- a CDS encoding methylated-DNA--[protein]-cysteine S-methyltransferase yields the protein MCNIKTLFSYEEMKSPIGLLTIIATENGVCRIDFGSLEENLPSLQSWMSKNYLKGELIHSPGQLQKVVEQLESYFNGTLQEFSIPLDLYGTPFQIKVWEELKGIPYGATCSYKDIAQGIGAPKAVRAVGSANNKNPVPIVIPCHRVVGSNGALVGYGGGLDKKELLLNIELQNFIPKTS from the coding sequence ATGTGTAATATAAAAACATTATTCTCATATGAGGAAATGAAAAGCCCGATTGGCCTCCTGACTATTATTGCAACCGAAAATGGTGTTTGCCGGATTGACTTTGGGAGCCTTGAAGAAAATTTACCATCCCTTCAATCCTGGATGTCGAAGAACTACCTTAAGGGGGAACTGATTCATTCACCAGGACAGCTGCAGAAGGTTGTTGAGCAGCTTGAGAGTTACTTCAACGGTACACTGCAGGAGTTTTCTATTCCATTAGACCTGTATGGCACTCCCTTTCAAATTAAAGTTTGGGAGGAACTGAAGGGAATTCCTTATGGCGCTACATGCTCCTATAAGGATATCGCACAGGGAATAGGCGCCCCGAAAGCAGTGAGAGCTGTAGGCAGTGCAAACAATAAAAACCCAGTCCCCATCGTTATTCCATGCCACCGGGTAGTTGGAAGCAATGGTGCGCTTGTGGGCTATGGCGGCGGATTGGATAAAAAAGAACTTCTTTTAAACATTGAACTTCAAAACTTTATACCAAAGACCTCATGA
- a CDS encoding amidase domain-containing protein has protein sequence MNWLEHLKFYIQRLTDWMVNENWTDSVYLPLEERESFARKKQALHERNAVLVNNNVEAQVLRHSNFDDLRQVDYILHFSNLIRHGYDFYVEEWTQERRAVFKEDQLISDKVLNPEGQHKEKVKIERETEAPVLRKQPYDRLAAVRYAERWWNTYNPSFKSFDVDCTNYISQCLHAGGGIPMVHHGTRSKGWWFKHHDWSYSWTVANAMRWYLSGSKSQLQAREMSSASQLIPGDVICYDFDGDGHWQHTTIVVAKDSSGEPLVNAHSTDSRMRFWKYEDSTAYTPQIKYKFFHVV, from the coding sequence ATGAACTGGCTAGAGCATCTGAAGTTCTATATTCAGCGGCTAACTGATTGGATGGTCAACGAAAACTGGACTGATAGTGTTTATTTGCCATTGGAAGAAAGGGAGAGTTTTGCCCGCAAAAAACAGGCATTGCACGAGAGAAATGCCGTCCTTGTTAACAATAATGTAGAAGCACAAGTTCTTAGGCATTCCAACTTCGATGATCTTCGTCAGGTGGATTACATTCTTCACTTCAGTAACCTGATCAGGCATGGTTATGATTTTTATGTAGAAGAATGGACCCAGGAGAGGAGAGCGGTCTTTAAAGAGGATCAGCTGATCAGTGATAAAGTGTTAAATCCTGAAGGGCAGCATAAAGAAAAAGTAAAGATCGAAAGAGAGACTGAGGCTCCCGTCCTGCGAAAGCAGCCGTATGACCGGCTGGCAGCAGTAAGGTACGCGGAAAGATGGTGGAATACCTATAACCCTTCCTTCAAATCCTTTGATGTCGATTGTACAAACTATATCTCACAGTGTCTTCATGCTGGCGGGGGCATTCCTATGGTCCATCATGGCACCCGTTCAAAGGGATGGTGGTTTAAACATCATGACTGGAGCTACAGCTGGACGGTAGCTAACGCCATGCGGTGGTATTTGAGCGGCTCCAAATCACAGTTGCAGGCGAGGGAGATGTCTTCAGCGAGTCAGCTCATACCAGGTGACGTCATCTGCTATGATTTTGATGGTGACGGACATTGGCAGCATACAACGATTGTGGTAGCCAAGGATTCTTCGGGTGAGCCGCTGGTCAATGCACATTCAACAGACAGCCGGATGAGGTTTTGGAAGTACGAGGATTCCACCGCTTATACCCCGCAAATCAAATATAAGTTTTTTCATGTTGTATAA
- the trmL gene encoding tRNA (uridine(34)/cytosine(34)/5-carboxymethylaminomethyluridine(34)-2'-O)-methyltransferase TrmL encodes MGLHVVLYQPLIPANTGNIARTCAGTGTSLHLIRPLGFSTDDKQLKRAGLDYWEHVDVHYYDSLEELFEGFPEGLFYYITKFGKQRYCDMNYSESSRDHFFVFGRETTGLPQELLKANEERCFRLPMNENIRSLNLSNTAAILIYEALRQQEFPTLD; translated from the coding sequence TTGGGTTTACATGTCGTTCTTTATCAGCCCCTGATCCCGGCCAATACCGGAAATATTGCCCGTACTTGTGCGGGAACAGGAACATCTCTGCATCTGATCCGTCCGCTTGGATTTTCAACGGATGATAAACAGTTGAAGAGGGCAGGACTGGATTACTGGGAACACGTTGATGTTCATTATTATGATTCTCTGGAGGAACTGTTCGAGGGTTTTCCAGAAGGATTGTTTTACTATATTACCAAATTCGGAAAACAGCGCTACTGCGATATGAATTACAGCGAGTCATCACGCGATCACTTTTTTGTGTTCGGCCGTGAGACGACCGGATTGCCGCAAGAGCTGCTTAAGGCAAATGAGGAACGCTGTTTCAGACTGCCGATGAACGAGAACATTCGGTCACTGAACCTGTCCAATACTGCAGCGATCTTAATTTATGAAGCATTGAGACAGCAGGAGTTTCCAACATTGGATTAG
- a CDS encoding PrkA family serine protein kinase: MDILGKIQLHREEERRLAWEGTFGEYLEILKERPYVAQSAHSRVYNMIKDAGIEEVNGAKRYNFFTNQIFGLEDSIERLVEEYFHPAAKRLDVRKRILLLMGPVSGGKSTIVTMLKRGLEKYSKTDGGSVFAIKGCPMHEDPLHLIPHHLREDFYEDYGIRIEGSLSPLNTMRLEKEYDNCIEDVMVERIFFSEDKRTGIGTFSPSDPKSQDIADLTGSIDFSTIAEFGSESDPRAYRFDGELNKANRGMMEFQEMLKCDEKFLWHLLSLTQEGNFKAGRFALISADELIVAHTNESEYRSFIANKKNEALHSRIIVMGVPYNLRVSEEERIYGKMIKDSDMSHVHIAPHALRVAAIFSILTRLKDSKKQGMDLIKKMRLYDGEIVEGYNHIDLEELQKEFSDEGMSGIDPRYVINRISSAIIRKDIPSINALDVLRSMKDGLDHHASITKEDKERFINFISLARKEYDEIAKKEVQKAFVYSYEESAKTLMDNYLDNVEAYCNKNKLRDPLTGEEMSPDEKLMRSIEEQIGISENAKKAFREEILIRISAYARKGKKFDYNSHERLREAIQKKLFADLKDVVKITTSSKTPDETQLKKVNEVIARLVEDHGYNTTSANELLRYVGSLLNR; encoded by the coding sequence ATGGATATTTTAGGTAAAATCCAATTGCACCGTGAAGAGGAGAGGCGTCTTGCCTGGGAAGGTACCTTCGGAGAATACCTTGAGATTTTAAAGGAACGTCCTTATGTCGCTCAGTCCGCTCATTCCCGAGTCTATAATATGATTAAAGATGCAGGAATAGAGGAAGTGAACGGGGCCAAAAGGTATAACTTTTTCACCAACCAGATTTTTGGACTTGAAGATTCAATCGAAAGGCTGGTAGAGGAGTACTTCCATCCCGCAGCTAAACGATTGGATGTGCGAAAAAGGATACTTTTATTGATGGGGCCGGTTTCCGGGGGTAAATCCACGATTGTTACCATGCTGAAACGAGGTTTGGAGAAATATTCAAAAACAGACGGAGGGTCGGTATTTGCCATCAAAGGCTGCCCGATGCATGAGGATCCATTGCATTTAATTCCTCATCATCTGCGTGAAGATTTTTATGAAGATTATGGTATTAGAATTGAAGGAAGCCTATCGCCCTTAAACACGATGAGACTTGAGAAAGAGTACGATAATTGCATTGAAGATGTGATGGTTGAACGAATCTTTTTTTCCGAAGATAAAAGGACAGGGATTGGAACATTCAGCCCATCCGATCCGAAATCACAGGATATTGCTGATTTAACAGGAAGTATTGATTTTTCAACAATCGCAGAGTTCGGATCAGAATCAGATCCCCGTGCGTACCGCTTTGATGGAGAGCTGAATAAGGCGAACCGGGGGATGATGGAGTTTCAGGAAATGCTGAAGTGTGATGAAAAGTTCCTCTGGCATTTATTATCTCTTACTCAGGAAGGCAACTTTAAAGCGGGACGATTTGCGCTGATCTCTGCGGATGAATTGATTGTTGCTCATACGAATGAATCGGAATACCGCTCGTTTATCGCCAATAAGAAAAACGAAGCTTTACACTCCAGGATTATCGTTATGGGAGTTCCGTATAACTTAAGGGTTTCTGAAGAAGAACGCATCTATGGAAAGATGATCAAAGACAGTGATATGTCCCATGTCCACATTGCTCCTCATGCCTTGAGAGTTGCAGCGATTTTCTCAATACTAACCCGTTTGAAGGACTCAAAGAAGCAGGGTATGGACCTGATCAAGAAAATGAGGCTGTATGATGGTGAGATCGTGGAAGGCTACAACCATATCGATCTGGAAGAGCTGCAGAAGGAGTTTTCGGATGAGGGAATGAGCGGTATCGATCCTCGTTACGTCATCAACAGGATCTCTTCTGCCATCATCCGCAAAGACATTCCATCGATCAACGCACTCGATGTTCTCCGCTCCATGAAGGATGGACTGGACCACCATGCTTCGATTACGAAAGAGGATAAAGAGCGCTTTATTAATTTTATCTCCCTGGCGCGAAAAGAATATGATGAGATTGCGAAGAAAGAAGTTCAGAAAGCCTTTGTTTATTCTTATGAAGAATCTGCAAAAACACTGATGGATAATTACCTCGACAATGTGGAAGCTTATTGCAATAAAAATAAACTGAGAGACCCGCTGACTGGTGAAGAGATGAGCCCAGACGAAAAGCTGATGCGGTCTATTGAAGAACAGATTGGAATCTCTGAAAATGCGAAGAAAGCGTTCCGGGAAGAAATTTTAATCCGAATTTCCGCTTATGCGAGAAAAGGAAAGAAATTTGATTATAATTCCCACGAACGCTTAAGAGAAGCAATCCAGAAGAAGCTGTTCGCAGATTTGAAAGATGTCGTTAAAATTACGACTTCTTCAAAGACACCTGATGAAACACAGCTCAAAAAAGTAAATGAAGTCATCGCCCGCCTCGTCGAAGACCATGGGTACAATACGACATCAGCGAACGAACTCCTAAGGTATGTAGGAAGCCTTTTAAACCGCTAG
- the lepB gene encoding signal peptidase I, with protein MSSREDSSQLWDWIKAIGIALILALLIKKFLFEQYVVYGESMMPTIQNGNRLIVNKLGYNLGEPKRFDLIVFHANAKEDYIKRVIGMPGERIAYQNDHLYINGKQIDEPYLDDYKKHITSGNLTGDFTLEEVTGQKVIPKGKVFVMGDNRLHSIDSRHIGLVDMKKIVGEVNLRYWPVKELEVIK; from the coding sequence ATGAGTTCCAGGGAGGATAGCAGCCAATTATGGGATTGGATCAAAGCCATTGGAATAGCACTTATACTAGCGTTGCTGATAAAGAAATTTTTATTTGAACAGTACGTAGTTTATGGAGAATCCATGATGCCGACCATTCAAAATGGAAACAGGCTGATTGTAAATAAATTAGGCTACAATCTTGGTGAGCCTAAACGGTTTGATTTGATTGTATTTCATGCAAATGCGAAAGAGGACTATATTAAACGGGTGATTGGCATGCCGGGTGAGCGGATTGCCTATCAAAATGATCACCTTTATATCAATGGCAAACAAATTGATGAGCCCTATTTAGATGATTACAAGAAGCATATTACAAGCGGAAATCTGACAGGTGATTTTACATTGGAAGAAGTAACCGGCCAAAAGGTCATTCCAAAAGGAAAAGTCTTTGTTATGGGAGATAATCGGCTGCACAGCATTGACAGCCGCCATATCGGTCTGGTCGATATGAAAAAAATAGTGGGTGAAGTAAACCTGCGCTATTGGCCTGTAAAAGAGCTTGAAGTTATCAAGTAA
- a CDS encoding FeoA family protein, producing the protein MVLTDIRAGGKAKIINTELVNTLVRRRLLDLGIMEGTEIIIKRILPFGGPFAVEAGGQWVGIRRSEAKMIQVCHS; encoded by the coding sequence ATGGTTTTAACGGATATTAGAGCTGGCGGAAAAGCAAAAATCATAAATACGGAACTTGTGAATACATTGGTACGCAGAAGACTGCTTGATTTGGGAATCATGGAAGGAACGGAAATCATCATCAAAAGAATTCTTCCGTTTGGAGGGCCTTTTGCTGTTGAAGCAGGCGGACAATGGGTTGGGATCCGCAGAAGTGAAGCAAAAATGATTCAGGTCTGCCATTCATGA